In a single window of the Natronosalvus caseinilyticus genome:
- a CDS encoding helix-turn-helix domain-containing protein — protein sequence MSVIAEFRIPSADFELGRILHIDGITSIELENLVPIGEATVPLFWIHNSTRSSFVDAVKRHPTVNDASEVDVFEDRTLFTLDWDANQDHLFRGIRETEGQLLSATGTPESWAFELRFPDHTALSEFTTRCEDTQISLEVARVYNPTEPDAGPWHGLTGPQREAITLAVEMGYYDIPRGCTTKELADELEISDQAVTERLRRAIGALVTYTLLPSEGDT from the coding sequence ATGAGCGTGATCGCAGAATTCCGAATCCCGTCCGCCGACTTCGAACTCGGACGAATTCTGCACATCGATGGGATCACGTCTATCGAACTCGAGAACCTCGTGCCGATCGGTGAGGCCACCGTTCCCCTCTTCTGGATTCACAACTCGACGCGAAGCTCGTTTGTCGACGCCGTCAAACGCCACCCGACCGTCAACGACGCGTCGGAAGTCGATGTCTTCGAGGACCGAACGCTCTTCACACTCGATTGGGACGCGAACCAGGACCACCTCTTTCGGGGAATCAGAGAGACCGAGGGCCAGCTCTTGAGCGCCACCGGGACACCCGAATCGTGGGCCTTCGAACTGCGATTTCCCGATCACACGGCCCTTAGCGAGTTCACGACACGCTGTGAGGACACACAGATCTCGCTGGAAGTGGCTCGCGTGTACAATCCGACGGAACCGGACGCCGGTCCGTGGCACGGTCTGACTGGCCCCCAGCGGGAAGCGATCACGCTGGCCGTGGAGATGGGCTACTACGACATCCCGAGAGGCTGTACGACCAAGGAACTCGCCGACGAACTCGAGATTTCCGATCAGGCCGTCACGGAACGACTCCGCCGAGCGATCGGGGCGCTCGTCACGTACACGCTCCTCCCCTCCGAGGGAGACACGTAA
- a CDS encoding helix-turn-helix domain-containing protein, with amino-acid sequence MATVLEFTSPAEEFPLGTVFENLPGVTVELERLIPHETLIIPYFWIRGAEAEDIEAAFEAHAGIVSVDLVDSVDSEFLMRAEWEESYFGILSALAKTNVAVLSGIGTSDGWRFEVRGESRDAISEFRTSCQEHEIPIEITAVHALLPVQGDGYELTDTQREALVLAYERGYFDSPREASLEDVADELGITQQSLSSRLRRGHRRLIGGTLANP; translated from the coding sequence ATGGCTACCGTGTTAGAATTTACGAGTCCAGCAGAGGAGTTTCCGCTGGGTACGGTCTTCGAAAACTTGCCGGGAGTCACGGTCGAACTCGAGCGACTCATCCCACATGAGACCCTGATCATCCCCTACTTCTGGATCCGTGGCGCGGAGGCCGAGGATATCGAAGCCGCCTTTGAGGCTCACGCTGGCATAGTCAGCGTCGACCTCGTCGACAGCGTCGATAGCGAGTTTCTCATGCGGGCAGAGTGGGAGGAGTCGTACTTCGGTATCCTGAGCGCTCTCGCCAAGACCAACGTCGCCGTCCTCTCTGGGATCGGGACGAGTGACGGGTGGCGTTTCGAGGTTCGAGGCGAAAGCCGCGACGCGATCAGCGAGTTCCGAACCAGTTGCCAGGAACACGAGATTCCCATCGAAATCACCGCCGTGCACGCGTTGCTCCCGGTACAGGGCGACGGCTACGAGTTGACCGACACCCAGCGAGAGGCACTGGTGCTGGCCTACGAGCGAGGTTACTTCGACTCGCCGCGCGAGGCGTCGCTGGAGGATGTCGCCGACGAACTCGGTATCACCCAGCAGTCGCTTTCGTCCCGACTCAGACGCGGCCATCGCCGGCTCATCGGCGGAACGCTCGCTAATCCGTAG
- a CDS encoding HalOD1 output domain-containing protein produces the protein MIDTQAGVELASMAFHPESETYRAEYDQTSVSASMAVVAVLSEVMDVDPVELEPLHASVNTSALDNLARVRDGTGEEVSITFRVATYAITVSNDGTVALTSREQTGTDGVTEGVSPV, from the coding sequence ATGATTGATACACAGGCCGGTGTCGAGTTGGCGTCGATGGCGTTTCATCCAGAGTCGGAAACGTACAGAGCCGAGTACGACCAGACCTCAGTTTCTGCGAGCATGGCCGTTGTGGCGGTACTCTCGGAGGTGATGGATGTCGATCCAGTCGAACTGGAACCGCTTCACGCGTCCGTCAACACCAGTGCGCTCGACAATCTTGCCCGGGTTCGAGACGGGACGGGCGAAGAGGTTTCGATCACGTTTCGGGTAGCGACGTACGCGATAACCGTCTCCAACGACGGCACGGTCGCGCTCACTTCGCGAGAGCAGACGGGAACGGACGGCGTAACCGAGGGAGTGTCTCCCGTATGA
- a CDS encoding DUF7539 family protein — protein MTERPDERQLIVRAQSHLEQWTNRARTEAYSELFEGDDPILTAEDVQLLDALDSALERQGGDGVWGTDKYGIHTAGEIEADVPLGVVCVYHPQITDDSVLRDGDDIDDETEERLNAALWQYSERVSTLIEDELEEFVRRVQSET, from the coding sequence ATGACCGAGCGTCCGGACGAACGGCAACTGATCGTACGCGCACAGTCTCACCTGGAGCAGTGGACGAACCGTGCCCGAACGGAGGCGTACTCGGAACTGTTCGAAGGTGACGACCCGATTCTCACGGCCGAGGACGTACAGCTTCTCGATGCGCTCGACTCGGCACTCGAGCGACAGGGTGGAGACGGCGTCTGGGGAACCGATAAGTACGGTATTCACACCGCTGGTGAGATCGAGGCTGACGTTCCGCTCGGCGTCGTCTGTGTCTATCACCCACAGATCACCGACGATTCCGTCCTCCGAGACGGAGACGATATCGACGACGAAACGGAAGAGCGACTCAACGCGGCGCTCTGGCAATACAGCGAGCGCGTTTCGACGCTCATCGAAGACGAACTCGAGGAGTTCGTCCGTCGAGTCCAGAGCGAAACGTAA
- the citE gene encoding L-malyl-CoA/beta-methylmalyl-CoA lyase, producing MTDRTCRTFQTAPAAVPKDDTAKYLRSGLTAEGFQAPDWLVPDLEDGTAPDMKAEGLENVCELLPEFEFPGEIWPRVQWSYDDETLRARGREEIDTLVRDVGDEIDGVVVPKVGRRSDVERALEAVARAEADHGHPEGSIGLSIIVETARARSDLREIARLETDTGPGSERLTALVFGPVDYTAELGGRDLGDGRPRWDGLLEALSNEASAGDLLAIGGPFDDLFVERAGVTVYNADGYADQVEREARIGLDGSWSLYPKQTIQANRIHTPTPTELERDVHKIERFNAAKVEGTGAVTIDGQMVDEATFKNFRNTVETVRAIHRTRPEQTDDLYDEGLLERALELELSYR from the coding sequence ATGACCGATCGAACCTGCCGCACCTTCCAGACCGCACCGGCCGCCGTCCCGAAAGACGACACGGCGAAGTACCTCAGATCCGGCCTCACCGCCGAGGGCTTCCAGGCTCCCGACTGGCTCGTCCCCGACCTCGAGGACGGCACTGCCCCGGACATGAAAGCCGAGGGCCTCGAGAACGTTTGCGAATTACTCCCAGAATTCGAGTTCCCCGGGGAGATCTGGCCGCGCGTCCAGTGGAGCTACGACGACGAGACGTTGCGCGCGCGGGGCCGCGAGGAAATAGACACGCTCGTCCGCGACGTGGGCGACGAGATCGACGGCGTCGTGGTCCCCAAGGTCGGCCGTCGTTCGGACGTCGAGCGCGCCCTCGAGGCGGTAGCCAGAGCAGAAGCCGATCACGGCCATCCCGAGGGATCGATTGGCCTCTCGATCATCGTCGAAACGGCACGCGCCCGATCGGATCTGCGCGAGATTGCCCGGCTGGAGACCGATACCGGCCCCGGCAGCGAGCGGCTCACCGCCCTCGTCTTCGGCCCCGTCGACTACACCGCCGAACTCGGCGGACGCGACCTCGGCGACGGCCGCCCGCGCTGGGACGGCCTGCTCGAGGCGCTCTCCAACGAGGCGAGCGCCGGTGATTTGCTCGCCATCGGCGGCCCGTTCGACGACCTCTTCGTCGAGCGCGCGGGCGTGACCGTCTACAACGCCGACGGCTACGCTGACCAGGTCGAGCGCGAGGCGCGGATCGGTCTCGACGGCTCCTGGTCGCTGTACCCCAAACAGACGATCCAGGCCAACCGGATCCACACGCCCACGCCGACGGAACTCGAGCGCGACGTCCACAAAATCGAACGGTTCAACGCCGCGAAAGTCGAGGGGACGGGCGCGGTAACGATCGACGGCCAGATGGTCGACGAGGCGACGTTCAAGAACTTCCGGAACACCGTCGAGACGGTTCGGGCGATCCACCGTACCCGTCCCGAGCAGACGGACGACCTGTACGACGAGGGATTGCTCGAGCGGGCGCTCGAACTCGAGCTATCGTATCGGTAG
- the mch gene encoding 2-methylfumaryl-CoA hydratase: MTDADEDGSRDENDSSANSRNANDLEWTDPDTFTSALERADTREKGHHFEDFAEGDVIQHEPGLRLTRWGNELWTSQTLNHDPGYWRADVARDRGFDEPPIHPDYLLAATLGCTVEDLSEKGGYFLGRTNVRFPADVVAPGTDLRVESEVLTTKGSNSRPNYGIVTWATRGYDAGTGKTLCAYERTNMIPRRERLETDGRGVGTDGDGGDTDEDGVETDGDGHPSDTERPTSALPETFVTPEGDAFEDFEVALETADNRDAAVAYRHERGRTMDDVTVATLPLATLNTAKQHHNVDAMADAPSGGIVAYGDVTRSTALGHARSDERTHREVGFEDERFHAFVTPGDTVYCFTRVLETSRETTTANERAGTVRFQHVAFNQRDEPVYSGIRTAEILTRDD, encoded by the coding sequence ATGACTGACGCCGATGAGGACGGCTCGCGAGACGAGAACGACTCGAGTGCCAATTCCAGGAACGCGAACGACCTCGAGTGGACCGACCCCGACACCTTCACCAGCGCGCTCGAGCGAGCGGACACCCGCGAGAAAGGGCACCACTTCGAGGACTTCGCGGAGGGAGACGTAATCCAGCACGAACCCGGACTCCGACTGACTCGCTGGGGGAACGAACTGTGGACGAGCCAGACGCTGAACCACGACCCCGGGTACTGGCGCGCAGACGTCGCCCGTGACCGCGGCTTCGACGAACCGCCGATCCACCCGGACTACCTGCTGGCGGCCACCCTCGGCTGCACCGTCGAGGACCTGAGCGAGAAAGGCGGCTACTTCCTTGGCCGGACGAACGTCCGCTTTCCGGCCGACGTCGTCGCTCCGGGGACCGACCTGCGCGTCGAGAGCGAAGTCCTGACTACGAAGGGATCGAACTCGAGACCAAACTACGGCATCGTCACCTGGGCGACTCGTGGATACGACGCCGGGACGGGCAAAACGCTCTGCGCCTACGAGCGGACCAACATGATTCCGCGACGCGAGCGACTCGAGACGGACGGAAGAGGCGTCGGAACCGATGGAGACGGCGGTGATACCGACGAAGATGGCGTCGAAACCGATGGCGACGGCCACCCATCGGATACCGAACGTCCCACGAGCGCGCTCCCCGAAACGTTCGTCACCCCCGAGGGCGACGCGTTCGAGGACTTCGAAGTCGCTCTCGAGACGGCCGATAACCGGGACGCCGCCGTCGCCTACCGGCACGAACGCGGGCGCACCATGGACGACGTGACCGTCGCGACCCTGCCACTGGCGACGCTCAACACGGCGAAACAGCACCACAACGTCGACGCGATGGCCGACGCACCCTCGGGCGGAATCGTCGCTTACGGCGACGTGACGCGCTCGACGGCGCTGGGCCACGCTCGCTCGGACGAGCGAACCCACCGCGAAGTCGGTTTCGAGGACGAACGCTTCCACGCGTTCGTCACCCCCGGCGACACCGTCTACTGTTTCACGCGCGTCCTGGAGACGAGTCGCGAGACGACGACCGCGAACGAGCGGGCGGGGACCGTCCGCTTCCAGCACGTCGCGTTCAACCAGCGCGACGAGCCGGTGTACTCCGGAATTCGAACCGCCGAGATACTGACTCGAGACGACTGA
- a CDS encoding methylaspartate ammonia-lyase — translation MTPVQIESVRATPGVSGFYTDDQLAIKRGAQEDGFAYAGDPLTDGFESVRQAGEALLVDLELSDGTVVRGDCAAVQYSGAGGRDPLFRAAEYTPLVEGAVADALVGRDPSDFGENAAVLEGLRQNGSRLHTAVRYGVSQALLNAAARARKTTMTDVLADALETEPATGPVPVFGQSGDDRRRNAEKMLLKGVPVLPHGLFNSPSKLGPEGENLVAYLEWLRERAGELGSEGYEPRFHIDVYGTIGELFGAPFDDDEILEYFADLEAAAGPIPLQIEGPMDVGTREDQIHAMAELRDGLSSAGVEVDVVADEWCNTLEDVRAFVDAGAADVVQVKTPDLGGIHRSGEAVRYCEGTDTRAYLGGTCNETDVSARACAHVALATDAAQVLAKPGMGFDEGYMIVENEMRRTLARRGHAPAASSEAEEVTADD, via the coding sequence GTGACACCCGTGCAGATTGAATCAGTCCGCGCGACTCCCGGGGTCTCCGGCTTCTACACCGACGACCAGCTGGCCATCAAGCGAGGTGCCCAGGAAGACGGCTTCGCCTACGCGGGTGACCCGCTCACCGACGGCTTCGAGTCGGTCCGTCAGGCCGGTGAGGCCCTGCTCGTCGATCTCGAGTTGAGCGACGGGACGGTCGTTCGCGGCGACTGTGCAGCCGTCCAGTACTCCGGGGCGGGCGGGCGTGACCCCCTCTTTCGCGCCGCCGAGTACACCCCACTGGTCGAGGGTGCGGTCGCCGACGCGCTCGTCGGTCGCGACCCGAGCGACTTCGGCGAAAACGCGGCCGTGCTCGAGGGCCTTCGCCAGAACGGCTCCCGACTACACACCGCCGTCCGCTACGGCGTCTCCCAGGCACTCCTCAACGCGGCCGCGCGTGCGCGAAAAACGACTATGACCGACGTGCTCGCTGACGCCCTCGAGACGGAACCGGCGACCGGACCGGTCCCCGTCTTCGGTCAGTCCGGCGATGACCGTCGACGGAACGCCGAGAAGATGCTGCTCAAGGGTGTCCCCGTCCTCCCCCACGGGCTGTTCAACAGCCCCTCGAAGCTCGGCCCCGAGGGCGAGAACCTGGTCGCCTACCTCGAGTGGCTTCGCGAGCGCGCCGGCGAACTGGGTTCCGAGGGCTACGAACCGCGCTTCCATATCGACGTCTACGGCACGATCGGCGAGCTGTTTGGCGCGCCGTTCGACGACGACGAAATTCTCGAGTACTTCGCCGACCTCGAGGCCGCCGCTGGCCCGATCCCCCTCCAGATCGAGGGGCCGATGGACGTCGGCACCCGCGAGGACCAGATTCACGCGATGGCCGAACTGCGCGACGGGCTCTCGTCGGCAGGCGTCGAAGTCGACGTCGTGGCCGACGAATGGTGTAACACCCTCGAGGATGTCCGGGCGTTCGTCGACGCCGGGGCGGCCGACGTCGTGCAGGTGAAGACGCCGGATCTCGGCGGGATTCACCGGAGCGGCGAGGCCGTCCGCTACTGCGAGGGGACCGACACCCGCGCGTACCTCGGGGGCACCTGCAACGAGACGGACGTCTCCGCGCGTGCCTGTGCGCACGTAGCGCTCGCGACCGACGCCGCCCAGGTGCTGGCCAAACCCGGCATGGGGTTCGACGAGGGGTACATGATCGTCGAGAACGAGATGCGCCGGACGCTCGCCCGGCGCGGGCACGCACCGGCCGCCTCGAGTGAAGCGGAGGAGGTGACTGCCGATGACTGA
- a CDS encoding methylaspartate mutase subunit E, with protein sequence MIRDERIPAEELRRIDAALRENWPTGEAVDFDEAVEFHESLPPAKRFADVLESATHPLLQPRAGVPRLEDQIALLEYLHSEGEADLLPTTIDSYTRDNEYGKAQEGLEAARESGDDTLNGFPAVNHGVEGCRELIDAVDAPIEVRHGTPDARLLAAITFAGGFQSFEGGPISYNIPYTKRHDLATTIEHWQFVDRLAGAYTERGVRINREPFGPLTGTLVPPSIAITVMVLEGLLAATQGVRSLTLGYGQVGNVVQDVAALRALRALGEEYLPDEVCVTTVFHEWMGGFPPDEARANGVIGLGGMTAAIARPDKVITKSPQEFQGVPTKEANAAGLRTTRQIIDMALEQDIDIDGIDEEQDLIERETRCLLEAVLEHGDGDVARGTIRAFDSGALDVPFAPSDSARGAVLPARDDDGRVRILEFGDLAMSDEVKEIHAARLAQRAETEGRQQSFRMVADDVDAISDGRLIGRPNGGDTRAD encoded by the coding sequence ATGATACGCGACGAGCGCATTCCGGCCGAGGAGTTGCGACGCATCGACGCGGCCCTCCGCGAGAACTGGCCCACTGGCGAGGCCGTCGACTTCGACGAAGCCGTCGAGTTCCACGAGTCGTTGCCGCCCGCGAAGCGCTTCGCGGACGTACTCGAGTCGGCCACCCACCCGCTCTTGCAACCGAGAGCGGGCGTCCCGCGCCTCGAGGACCAGATCGCCCTGCTCGAGTACCTTCATTCGGAGGGTGAGGCGGACCTCCTGCCGACGACCATCGACTCCTACACGCGCGACAACGAGTACGGGAAGGCCCAGGAGGGACTCGAGGCCGCCCGCGAGTCGGGCGACGACACCCTCAACGGCTTCCCGGCGGTCAACCACGGCGTCGAGGGCTGTCGCGAGTTGATCGACGCCGTCGACGCGCCGATCGAGGTCCGCCACGGGACCCCCGACGCCCGCCTGCTGGCCGCGATCACGTTCGCGGGCGGCTTCCAGAGCTTCGAAGGCGGCCCGATTTCCTACAACATTCCCTACACCAAGCGCCACGATCTGGCGACGACCATCGAGCACTGGCAATTCGTCGACCGGTTGGCCGGTGCCTACACCGAACGCGGCGTCCGAATCAACCGCGAGCCGTTCGGCCCACTCACGGGGACGCTCGTCCCGCCGAGCATCGCGATCACCGTGATGGTGCTCGAGGGGCTGCTCGCAGCGACCCAGGGCGTGCGTTCGCTCACACTGGGCTACGGCCAGGTCGGGAACGTCGTCCAGGACGTGGCGGCCCTCCGCGCACTGCGAGCGCTCGGCGAGGAGTACCTCCCCGACGAGGTGTGCGTCACCACCGTCTTCCACGAGTGGATGGGCGGCTTCCCGCCCGACGAGGCGCGGGCGAATGGCGTCATCGGTCTCGGCGGCATGACCGCAGCCATCGCCCGCCCCGACAAGGTAATCACGAAATCGCCCCAGGAGTTCCAGGGCGTTCCGACGAAGGAGGCGAACGCGGCCGGCCTCCGAACCACGAGACAGATCATCGACATGGCACTCGAGCAGGACATCGACATCGACGGCATCGACGAGGAACAAGATCTGATCGAGCGCGAGACCCGCTGTCTCCTGGAGGCAGTCCTCGAGCACGGCGACGGTGACGTCGCCCGGGGCACGATTCGGGCGTTCGACTCGGGAGCGCTCGACGTTCCCTTCGCTCCGAGTGACAGCGCCCGCGGAGCCGTCCTCCCCGCGCGCGACGACGACGGCCGCGTCCGCATCCTCGAGTTCGGCGACCTCGCGATGAGCGACGAGGTCAAGGAAATCCACGCCGCGCGTCTCGCCCAGCGGGCCGAAACCGAGGGCCGCCAGCAATCGTTCCGCATGGTCGCCGACGACGTCGACGCGATCAGTGACGGCCGCCTCATCGGTCGGCCGAACGGGGGTGACACCCGTGCAGATTGA
- the glmS gene encoding methylaspartate mutase subunit S — protein MVVHTMSRTVVLGVIGSDAHVVGITILEQAFAAAGFEVINLGVQTSQEEFADAASEHDAEAVLVSSLYGHAEQDCQGFQETLEAHEVDAVTYIGGNLAVGQDDFERTRETFHELGFDRVFDAETRPEEAIAALKRDLQLTATEQERDRATVTS, from the coding sequence ATGGTTGTGCACACAATGTCCCGCACGGTCGTTCTCGGGGTCATCGGGTCCGACGCCCACGTCGTCGGCATCACGATCCTCGAGCAGGCGTTCGCTGCAGCAGGCTTCGAAGTCATCAACCTCGGCGTCCAGACCTCCCAGGAGGAGTTCGCCGACGCCGCCAGCGAGCACGACGCCGAGGCCGTACTGGTCTCCTCGCTCTACGGCCACGCCGAGCAGGACTGCCAGGGGTTCCAGGAGACGCTCGAAGCCCACGAAGTCGACGCGGTGACCTACATCGGCGGCAACCTCGCCGTCGGCCAGGACGACTTCGAGCGGACTCGCGAGACCTTCCACGAACTGGGGTTCGATCGCGTCTTCGACGCCGAGACCCGGCCCGAGGAAGCGATCGCGGCCCTGAAACGCGACCTCCAGCTCACGGCCACGGAGCAAGAACGAGACCGGGCCACCGTCACCTCGTAG
- the mct gene encoding succinyl-CoA:mesaconate CoA-transferase: MGALSSLRVLDLTQVLAGPYCTMLLADMGADVVKIERPGGDLIRPNPPFVESAQEEAYGGYFQSVNRGKRSLELDLEAERDREAFLSLVEEADVVVENYRAGTMERFDLGYETLAEHNPELIYSSIRGFGDPRTGETHRQGQPSFDLVAQALGGVMEITGQEDGPPTKVGPGIGDLFTATLNCVGILAALHHRERTGEGQYVDTAMYDAMISMTERAIYQHSYTGEAPTRQGNSHPTLFPYDAFEAADGHVVIAAFGSNHWNALCETMDRPDLAAEYPDASSRLGSRETLRAAILEWTRERTCDEICDALEGRVPVAPVQNTADIFDDPHVHAREMLVPVVQPGADREVEIAGSPIKMSETPPRPRGRAPLLDEHREEVLEDAVRAAESD; this comes from the coding sequence ATGGGAGCGCTCTCTTCGCTTCGCGTGCTGGACCTGACGCAGGTGCTCGCCGGACCGTACTGTACGATGTTGCTCGCGGACATGGGCGCGGACGTCGTCAAGATCGAACGGCCGGGTGGGGACCTCATCCGCCCCAATCCACCGTTCGTCGAAAGCGCTCAGGAAGAGGCCTACGGCGGCTACTTCCAGAGCGTCAATCGCGGAAAGCGCAGCCTCGAACTGGACCTCGAGGCCGAGCGTGACCGCGAGGCGTTCCTCTCGCTCGTCGAGGAGGCCGACGTGGTCGTCGAGAACTACCGCGCGGGCACGATGGAGCGATTCGACCTGGGCTACGAGACGCTCGCTGAGCACAACCCGGAACTGATCTACTCCTCGATTCGCGGTTTCGGGGATCCACGGACGGGCGAGACACACCGGCAGGGCCAGCCGTCGTTCGACCTCGTCGCGCAGGCGCTGGGCGGCGTCATGGAGATCACCGGCCAGGAGGACGGCCCGCCGACGAAGGTCGGCCCCGGCATCGGCGACCTCTTCACGGCGACGCTGAACTGCGTCGGCATCCTCGCGGCGTTGCACCACCGCGAGCGAACCGGCGAGGGCCAGTACGTCGACACCGCCATGTACGACGCGATGATCAGCATGACCGAGCGGGCGATCTACCAGCACTCCTACACCGGCGAGGCGCCGACACGCCAGGGGAACTCCCACCCGACGCTCTTTCCGTACGACGCGTTCGAAGCCGCCGACGGCCACGTCGTGATCGCCGCGTTCGGCTCGAACCACTGGAACGCCCTCTGTGAGACGATGGATCGTCCGGACCTCGCCGCCGAGTACCCGGACGCCTCGAGTCGGCTGGGTAGTCGAGAAACCCTCCGAGCGGCCATCCTCGAGTGGACGCGCGAGCGCACGTGTGACGAAATCTGTGACGCGCTCGAGGGCCGGGTGCCCGTCGCGCCCGTCCAGAACACGGCAGACATATTCGACGACCCGCACGTGCACGCGCGCGAAATGCTCGTTCCGGTTGTCCAGCCCGGGGCCGACCGCGAGGTCGAAATCGCGGGCAGTCCGATCAAGATGAGCGAGACGCCCCCACGACCGCGTGGGCGCGCGCCGCTGCTCGACGAACACCGCGAGGAAGTACTCGAGGACGCGGTTCGAGCGGCAGAATCAGACTGA
- a CDS encoding DUF5785 family protein → MDWPHDPDGEEGSEGMRKFDMAIIAKKVDEDEDFPLERDAFVEAHGEEPIRINYQSVVALADIFEYVGESEFETITDMHKAVGAAMREGNFWDYHPVGANPETKSA, encoded by the coding sequence ATGGACTGGCCACACGACCCCGACGGGGAGGAGGGCAGCGAAGGGATGCGCAAGTTCGACATGGCGATCATCGCCAAAAAGGTCGACGAGGACGAGGACTTCCCGCTCGAGCGCGACGCGTTCGTCGAGGCCCACGGCGAGGAACCCATCCGGATCAACTACCAGTCGGTCGTCGCGCTCGCGGACATCTTCGAGTACGTCGGCGAATCGGAGTTCGAGACGATCACGGACATGCACAAGGCGGTCGGCGCGGCCATGCGCGAGGGGAACTTCTGGGACTACCACCCGGTCGGGGCGAACCCCGAGACGAAGTCGGCCTGA